Proteins found in one Lachancea thermotolerans CBS 6340 chromosome C complete sequence genomic segment:
- the RSM27 gene encoding mitochondrial 37S ribosomal protein mS33 (similar to uniprot|P53305 Saccharomyces cerevisiae YGR215W RSM27 Mitochondrial ribosomal protein of the small subunit) — protein sequence MSIPKSRLLKIANLSAKIFDENFNPTATRTGSKILSKRLKGPSIVGYYGNPDFLKFKHLKTLYPGFSFVDQQEEYRLLMNEARKRRGKGAPAKKKEASKDKSKTKKRK from the coding sequence ATGTCGATCCCCAAAAGcaggcttttgaagattgcCAACCTATCGGCCAAAATATTTGATGAGAACTTTAACCCAACTGCCACGAGAACAGGCAGCAAGATCCTCTCAAAAAGACTAAAAGGCCCATCCATAGTCGGCTACTACGGGAACCCAGACTTTTTAAAGTTCAAGCATTTGAAGACTTTGTATCCAGGCTTCAGCTTTGTTGACCAGCAAGAGGAGTATAGACTGCTGATGAACGAGGCAAGGAAGCGTAGAGGCAAGGGTGCTCcagcaaagaaaaaggaagcTAGTAAGGATAAAAgcaagacaaaaaagagaaagtgA
- the CCH1 gene encoding calcium channel protein CCH1 (similar to uniprot|P50077 Saccharomyces cerevisiae YGR217W CCH1 Voltage-gated calcium channel involved in calcium influx in response to mating pheromones), giving the protein MASRRNLTHRQPPMEHETSVEPNQTPVIVKIDEADTVTEGEGGVLNLNPAGGSKHQENTKNLRRPNLTVITRNSDSSFDRSQLSATSIKSHFRNFISPTRTEQSDTEGSGSADEGPISYTSALSDEDNLRSAAVISTIDEGDLSDFKDLQDEFKNAMKEGNSTWLPKSRRNSKVPDAETQEAPRREPHLSLEPPREHDRSSSASPLRAASSLGIQLTRDSSNGKNPSKYTNRIFSDAGGYDHDADSDWSEEESAQGSSNRPQREEPSKPPLLLFGNSMGLISPNNPIRRKLAALLLKKWAPLPNLAFLVAMVATLALSHINNSGDFTYDSTGIDSLLLVANAFFTIEILAKIVAFGFWDDSQLFHARGEKYKTVYQTLGLAKFFHNLEAKYGSEFMKKIFPFDIDDTSATKEIRDKQLRSSVTFNGAPRSYNTEIPLHRAFARSSWNRIDLLSTVCLWISLSLTINEYDFKHGIRIFKAIGVLRVLKLAAIQDRQSDILRSLKYGLPQLLNVGFMLLYFWVFFGILGVQSFRGSLRRQCVWTNPNDTTETYVNEMQFCGGYLESVTKNKKPYIFSDGKEGPIAKGFLCPQNSKCISDTNPYNGRVSFDNILTSMELVFVTISANTFTDIMYYTMDSDSMAASIFFVFCIFSLNIWMINLLIAVLVSSFEKANELVRKKGQKNIVPSAFQRIRKSTFDYIKKKARSKRLSPRAELWLKWYKRFEFLFVSLIFAELIMQATVTSRSSSNHIEHVLKFDQATAFVLLFESVLRLVIHSDNIWKFLINPAYVFDLLNSIFSTIITLPNARRKLGQNYYWLNLIQVVRFYRVITEISVTRNLWKQVLGNVLLIWDLTGFYFLFLFLVSIVISVYFDGVIPISQIDETPFGMYSVTNTFLTLFTIGSTENWTDALYALQENLPNKSSQFFGVVLLIMWFFMANFVMLNIFIAIIAESLDVKEEEKRPLQIKHYLKHVYPQKIRDFASASLMGRIKNKIFGNSGYDDSKDFRQFLFRGTAIVSIAQQYNILEDSPQDTTTKEGVPYFIKNIKRILNNYSVLKLFANNPFYKKPEVVYVETVDSVGLNKKFTLKLNEFEEEKLRYLKEHPMYNNSYFIFPPNHILRKFCQSLTTPCVGKRTDGFRFFGDNTNTYDRNSYFKHIKKDVFVGFISIATILMVVYSCSLTPLYRINHASGVNKWSMISDAIFVTIFSLEFLIKTVADGVIHTPNAYLRNPWNCIDVIVLLSLWIDFVSGLKRDDDLSRVFRGLTALRALRCLTISKTARSTFDQVLFDGIRKIIGAAMVSLTLLFPFAVWGLGLFRGRFGVCNDGVDLSQCYNEFSNQVFDFEILTPRVYSQPYLYMNSFSTAFRSLYEIVSLEGWVDMLSNSMASTGIGTVPETFASPGNGAFFVLFNFLSMVFILTLFISFIIRNHARTTGSAFYTIEEKSWLEVKKLLSQARPEPTPDVLSMSKFRSFVYRLAVEKTYFWYAFFLQAVLYLHIITLLLYAYHEANGLGTYQDVIFIISSSVFLMQEGLYIFGKGVRLWFAKKWDVFKFFVVVMSFGLNVAQTRMDGIVLGFTNVRDLFQLAIFLFVIQQNDILSELINTAMASLPSILSLTYTWGILFLVYAIALNQIFGLTKLGPNTTGNINFRTVIKSLIVLFRCSFGEGWNYIMDDLTVKSPFCYVDKTSGRTDCGSKPYAYVLLMSWNILSMYIFLNMFVSLILESFSYLYHAGSGSKSVASRDEIRKFRNAWRKFDPDGVGEIETNLLPRFMHSFDGLLSYKIWEGRLSVSNLVKNYMKVNPSDPYDVEVDLVGLNKELESIDRKKIIERKTQYRRFIQEARHLSAFNNGVKFSKIVQQIPLYTAYNPQECLGIDEFVKRLYVMGKVDRFLENERNVDVLEMVVTRWKFLSERRILRSKAAGGFRNTPQPRNILDLALTSSDHPDTPKLNFSVSNFNWSPRRRGSDQGGHLLDTNSLSPEQDGENTESDSGGSSKSSDSQSHKRGLIP; this is encoded by the coding sequence ATGGCATCTAGACGAAACTTAACACATCGGCAGCCTCCCATGGAGCATGAGACTTCCGTGGAACCCAACCAAACCCCGGTAATAGTCAAAATCGATGAGGCCGATACAGTAACGGAGGGTGAGGGAGGTGTATTAAATTTAAACCCAGCAGGCGGATCAAagcaccaagaaaacaccaaaaatttgaggaGGCCTAACCTCACAGTGATAACAAGGAACTCTGATAGCTCTTTCGATAGGAGCCAGCTATCAGCCACCAGCATCAAATCACATTTTAGGAACTTCATATCTCCAACAAGAACAGAGCAGTCTGATACAGAAGGAAGCGGGAGCGCAGATGAGGGTCCAATATCCTATACATCTGCTCTAAGTGACGAAGACAATTTGCGGTCAGCCGCTGTAATTTCAACAATCGACGAGGGCGACCTGAGCGACTTCAAAGATCTACAAGATGAATTCAAGAACGCGATGAAGGAAGGGAATTCGACATGGCTGCCAAAGAGCCGTCGCAATTCAAAGGTGCCCGATGCTGAGACTCAAGAAGCCCCACGTCGTGAACCACATCTCTCCCTTGAACCTCCTAGAGAGCATGACCGAAGCTCCAGCGCTTCACCGCTGCGGGCCGCTAGTTCACTGGGAATTCAATTAACGCGCGACTCAAGTAATGGCAAAAATCCAAGCAAATACACAAACAGAATTTTCAGTGACGCAGGTGGTTATGACCACGATGCTGACTCCGATTGGAGCGAAGAAGAATCGGCCCAGGGCTCTTCAAATAGGCCCCAGAGAGAGGAGCCATCTAAGCCACCGTTGCTACTTTTCGGAAACTCGATGGGGCTTATATCTCCGAATAACCCCATTCGCCGTAAGCTCGCAGCTcttctgttgaaaaaatgGGCTCCTTTGCCGAACCTCGCTTTTCTCGTTGCGATGGTTGCTACGTTGGCACTATCTCATATTAACAACAGTGGTGATTTTACGTATGACTCTACCGGTATCGACAGTCTCCTACTAGTGGCCAATGCTTTCTTCACTATCGAAATTCTTGCGAAAATAGTCGCCTTTGGATTCTGGGATGACTCCCAACTGTTCCATGCTCGTGGGGAAAAGTACAAAACCGTGTATCAAACTCTGGGGCTAGCAAAGTTCTTTCATAACCTTGAAGCTAAATATGGATCAGAAttcatgaagaaaatattCCCGTTTGACATTGATGATACTAGTGCAACGAAGGAAATCCGCGACAAACAGTTAAGAAGCTCAGTTACATTCAATGGGGCCCCTAGAAGCTATAACACCGAGATCCCCCTCCACCGCGCATTTGCACGCAGTAGCTGGAATCGAATTGATCTCTTGTCGACTGTGTGCCTTTGGATATCGTTATCACTTACAATTAACGAGTACGACTTTAAACATGGAATCCGTATCTTTAAAGCTATCGGTGTACTACGTGTCTTAAAGCTTGCCGCTATCCAAGATCGCCAATCTGACATCTTGCGCAGTTTGAAGTATGGACTCCCTCAGTTATTGAACGTTGGTTTCATGCTGTTGTATTTTtgggttttctttggcatTTTGGGTGTTCAAAGTTTTCGTGGATCACTTAGGCGCCAGTGCGTTTGGACCAACCCCAATGATACCACAGAAACGTATGTCAATGAGATGCAGTTTTGCGGAGGTTATTTGGAATCGGTCaccaaaaataaaaaaccTTACATTTTCAGTGACGGAAAAGAAGGTCCTATAGCAAAAGGGTTTTTATGTCCCCAGAACTCGAAATGTATATCCGACACTAATCCGTACAATGGAAGGGTTAGCTTTGACAACATCCTGACTTCCATGgaacttgtttttgtcaCTATAAGTGCAAATACATTCACTGACATCATGTATTATACTATGGACTCTGACAGTATGGCTGCAAGCatattttttgttttttgcaTCTTTTCCCTTAATATTTGGATGATAAACCTTCTGATTGCAGTCTTGGTTTCCTCGTTTGAGAAAGCCAATGAACTTGTTAGAAAGAAAGGACAAAAAAACATTGTTCcatcagcttttcagcGTATTAGAAAGTCCACCTTTGATTACATTAAGAAAAAAGCGAGAAGTAAGAGACTCTCTCCGCGAGCAGAGTTGTGGCTTAAGTGGTACAAAAGGtttgaatttttgtttGTATCATTGATTTTTGCGGAATTGATAATGCAGGCTACAGTCACCTCACGGAGCTCAAGTAACCATATTGAACATGTGTTAAAATTTGACCAGGCAACCGCATTTGTTTTACTTTTTGAATCAGTTTTGCGACTAGTCATCCACTCTGATAACATATGGAAGTTCTTGATAAACCCTGCTtatgtttttgatcttctcaACAGTATCTTTTCAACCATTATAACTTTGCCCAACGCTCGCCGAAAACTAGGTCAGAATTATTACTGGCTTAATTTGATCCAAGTTGTTCGTTTCTATCGAGTCATAACCGAAATAAGCGTTACTCGGAACCTATGGAAACAAGTGCTTGGAAATGTTTTACTAATTTGGGACCTTACCGGATTTTACTTTCTCTTCCTGTTCTTGGTTTCAATAGTCATATCCGTTTACTTCGATGGCGTTATACCAATCAGCCAAATTGATGAAACTCCGTTTGGGATGTACTCGGTAACTAACACGTTTCTCACACTCTTTACTATAGGGTCAACAGAAAATTGGACAGATGCACTGTACGCGCTACAAGAAAATTTGCCAAATAAATCAAGCCAATTTTTTGGTGTGGTTCTCTTGATAATGTGGTTTTTCATGGCCAACTTTGTCATGCTCAATATCTTTATCGCCATTATTGCTGAAAGCTTAGACGtaaaagaagaagaaaagcgcCCCCTTCAAATCAAACACTACTTAAAACATGTTTACCCACAAAAGATTAGAGACTTTGCTAGCGCAAGCCTCATGGGACGCataaaaaacaagatttTTGGTAACTCGGGATATGATGATTCTAAAGACTTCAGACAATTTCTTTTTAGAGGAACTGCCATAGTTAGTATTGCCCAGCAATACAATATCCTTGAAGACTCTCCTCAGGATACGacaacaaaagaaggtGTCCCATACTTCATTAAAAACATTAAgagaattttgaacaattattctgttttgaagttgtttGCAAATAATCCCTTTTACAAAAAGCCCGAAGTTGTCTACGTTGAGACAGTGGACAGCGTTGGTctaaacaaaaaattcacCTTGAAACTGAACGAATTcgaggaagagaagcttcGATACCTGAAAGAACACCCAATGTACAACAATTCCTATTTCATTTTCCCCCCGAACCATATTCTTCGCAAATTTTGTCAAAGTTTAACTACACCCTGCGTGGGCAAGAGAACGGATGGGTTTCGTTTTTTTGGAGACAACACGAACACTTACGATCGCAATTCCTACTTCAAGCATATAAAGAAAGACGTTTTTGTGGGCTTCATATCCATAGCCACAATTCTCATGGTAGTTTACTCATGTTCACTTACTCCGCTCTATCGCATCAATCATGCATCTGGCGTTAACAAATGGTCGATGATTTCTGATGCTATATTTGTCACTATTTTTTCCTTGGAATTTCTCATTAAAACAGTTGCTGACGGCGTCATTCACACTCCAAATGCTTATCTTCGCAATCCCTGGAACTGTATTGATGTCATTGTTCTACTGTCACTTTGGATAGACTTCGTGTCAGGATTGAAGCGAGATGATGATTTATCACGAGTTTTCAGAGGCCTCACTGCATTAAGGGCGCTGCGGTGCCTAACGATAAGCAAAACTGCTAGGTCCACATTCGACCAAGTCCTATTTGATGGCATAAGGAAAATCATTGGCGCAGCTATGGTATCATTGACGTTACTATTCCCCTTTGCAGTTTGGGGTTTAGGTCTCTTCAGAGGCCGCTTTGGCGTTTGCAATGACGGCGTGGATCTTTCACAATGTTATAACGAGTTTAGTAaccaagtttttgacttcGAGATTTTAACACCCAGAGTGTACTCCCAGCCGTACCTTTACATGAACTCTTTTTCGACTGCTTTCAGGTCGTTGTACGAGATCGTATCATTAGAAGGTTGGGTTGATATGTTAAGCAACAGCATGGCAAGCACTGGAATTGGAACGGTGCCGGAGACATTTGCAAGCCCCGGGAATGGAGCGTTCTTCGTTTTGTTTAACTTCTTGAGTATGGTTTTCATTCTAACCTTATTCATCTCATTTATTATTCGAAACCATGCTAGGACTACAGGTAGCGCTTTCTACACGATCGAGGAAAAGTCCTGGCTCgaggtcaagaagcttttatCCCAAGCTAGGCCTGAACCTACCCCGGATGTTTTATCGATGAGCAAGTTCAGGTCCTTTGTTTACAGGCTAGCAGTGGAAAAGACGTACTTCTGGTATGCTTTCTTTCTACAGGCTGTACTCTACCTCCACATCATTACCTTGCTACTTTATGCTTATCATGAAGCAAACGGCTTGGGGACTTATCAGGACGTGATATTTATCATCTCTTCCTCGGTTTTTTTGATGCAAGAAGGGCTCTACATTTTCGGAAAAGGCGTTCGCTTATGGTTCGCCAAGAAATGGGAtgttttcaagttcttcgtaGTCGTCATGTCATTCGGTCTTAATGTCGCTCAAACCAGAATGGATGGGATAGTGCTTGGTTTCACAAACGTTAGGGATCTGTTCCAACTCGCAATTTTCCTTTTCGTTATCCAACAAAACGATATTTTAAGTGAGTTGATAAACACAGCGATGGCAAGCTTGCCTTCCATACTGTCTCTTACCTACACTTGGGGAATTCTGTTTCTGGTCTACGCGATTGCCCTGAATCAGATCTTTGGCCTAACAAAACTGGGGCCCAATACTACCGGAAATATAAACTTCAGAACCGTGATTAAAAGCCTTATTGTTCTATTCCGTTGTAGTTTTGGCGAAGGCTGGAATTACATAATGGATGATCTCACTGTGAAGTCACCATTTTGTTATGTTGATAAAACTTCAGGGCGAACGGATTGTGGATCTAAACCTTACGCTTATGTGTTGTTAATGTCATGGAATATTTTGTCCATGTACATTTTTCTGAACATGtttgtttctttgataTTAGAAAGTTTCAGTTATTTGTACCATGCTGGCTCAGGTTCAAAGTCTGTTGCAAGCAGAGACGAAATCAGGAAGTTCAGAAATGCCTGGCGGAAATTTGATCCCGATGGAGTTGGAGAGATTGAAACAAATCTCCTACCGCGCTTCATGCACTCTTTCGATGGTCTTCTTTCTTATAAAATCTGGGAAGGGAGGCTATCCGTCAGCAACTTGGTCAAAAACTACATGAAGGTCAATCCTTCCGACCCCTACGACGTAGAGGTCGACTTGGTCGGATTGAACAAAGAGCTAGAGAGTATTGatagaaaaaaaatcattgaGAGGAAAACTCAATACCGCAGATTTATCCAGGAAGCTCGGCATCTGAGCGCTTTCAACAATGGCGTcaagttttccaagatAGTACAGCAGATACCGTTGTATACCGCGTACAACCCGCAAGAGTGCTTAGGGATCGATGAGTTCGTTAAGAGACTCTACGTCATGGGCAAGGTCGACAGATTTCTGGAAAACGAAAGAAACGTCGATGTCCTCGAAATGGTGGTCACTAGATGGAAGTTCCTTTCAGAAAGAAGGATTTTGCGCAGCAAAGCCGCAGGCGGCTTCAGGAATACTCCACAACCACGCAATATCCTTGATCTTGCGCTCACCAGCTCTGACCACCCGGATACGCCGAAACTGAATTTCAGTGTGAGTAACTTCAATTGGTCCCCAAGGAGACGGGGCTCTGATCAAGGCGGTCACCTGTTAGACACTAATTCCTTGTCTCCAGAACAAGACGGCGAAAACACAGAGAGCGATTCAGGCGGAAGTAGCAAGTCTTCAGACAGTCAGTCTCACAAAAGAGGGTTGATACCATGA
- the RPS0A gene encoding 40S ribosomal protein uS2 (highly similar to uniprot|P32905 Saccharomyces cerevisiae YGR214W RPS0A protein component of the small (40S) ribosomal subunit), producing MSLPATFDLTPEDAQLLLAANVHLGSKNVQVHQEPYVFKTRPDGVNVVNVGKTWEKIVLAARIIAAIPNPEDVVAISSRTYGQRAVLKFSAHTGATAIAGRFTPGSFTNYITRSFKEPRLVIVTDPRSDAQAIKESSYVNIPVIALTDLDSPSEYVDVAIPCNNKGKHSIGLIWYLLAREVLRLRGSLVDRTQPWSIMPDLYFYRDPEEVDQQVAEEATAAADEDVKEEVAEEQTEAADWAEGNTEEVASW from the exons ATGTCTTTACCAGCTACTTTTGACTTGACCCCAGAAGACGCCCAGTTGTTGTTGGCTGCCAATGTGCACCTAGGTTCCAAGAACGTCCAA GTTCACCAAGAGCCATACGTCTTCAAGACTAGACCAGACGGTGTCAACGTCGTCAACGTCGGCAAGACTTGGGAGAAGATTGTCTTGGCCGCTAGAATCATCGCTGCCATCCCAAACCCTGAGGACGTCGTTGCTATCTCTTCCAGAACCTACGGTCAGAGAGCTGTCCTGAAGTTCTCTGCTCACACCGGTGCCACCGCCATCGCCGGTAGATTCACCCCAGGTTCTTTCACCAACTACATCACCCGTTCCTTCAAGGAGCCAAGATTGGTGATCGTCACCGACCCAAGATCCGACGCCCAGGCCATCAAGGAGTCTTCTTACGTCAACATCCCAGTCATCGCTTTGACCGACTTGGACTCTCCTTCCGAATACGTCGATGTCGCCATCCCATGCAACAACAAGGGTAAGCACTCCATCGGTTTGATCTGGTACTTGTTGGCCAGAGAGGTCTTGAGACTAAGAGGCTCTCTAGTCGACAGAACTCAGCCATGGTCTATCATGCCTGACTTGTACTTCTACAGAGACCCAGAAGAGGTTGACCAGCAGGTTGCTGAGGAGGCCACCGCTGCCGCCGACGAGGACGTCAAGGAGGAAGTCGCCGAGGAGCAAACTGAAGCTGCTGACTGGGCTGAAGGTAACACCGAAGAAGTTGCCTCTTGGTAA
- the GPI1 gene encoding phosphatidylinositol N-acetylglucosaminyltransferase (similar to uniprot|P53306 Saccharomyces cerevisiae YGR216C GPI1 Membrane protein involved in the synthesis of N-acetylglucosaminyl phosphatidylinositol), which translates to MKYIYWPKVAGFNKNDARIVVALQAPESDLIVISLLTARETKLLQKSNRFKRIGHIDGNNEFVSELDEKDICIVEFWPPKLNLMQFYALEPISLALPEKADSTLLSRATGGQPSPTEKFQMRESINSINLYYKHLQSLRALIGRAGPSNRGIPVRRIARALADLCGLLPLLSALRQALTYMIIFIHSFARFLSAVLNWNPLCLVSFSATAQQIDLRSQQFCYFPVQYLRITENAVFNRMRPRSELSVCHPKEKQETRGNASAGVFPCEYYPDYIRFYNTIWLIVNDVSFGLTVGTLLAENKLRIAKFINFHLTDYLFHKVHYITAYLGQNPLGIKLNGELAHFLSELFLWIIDFSYSTYIRRILDVSSIQTVISIVSRTSCCFGVTFALSLTVDLMSVLSMHISLFYYISAKMYHWQLHVMRSLLYLFWGKKRNLLRKRVDSNMFELDQLVMGTLFFTMMVFLLPTLAVFYISFTALRMTILMPELLLESLMALLNHFPLFVLLLRLKDPSRIPGGVSMEALGSKNRFALQNNPLTVSSMFRPYSLLMGMMAENYCSVATLKQILVGRPITIKRYKMYQVLYSALPKVPIATSKLWEALKGSRPS; encoded by the coding sequence ATGAAATACATTTACTGGCCGAAGGTAGCAGGTTTTAATAAAAATGACGCAAGAATCGTGGTAGCGCTTCAGGCTCCTGAAAGCGATTTGATTGTTATTTCCTTGTTAACGGCGCGCGAAACGAAGCTTTTGCAGAAGAGTAATCGGTTCAAAAGAATAGGGCACATTGATGGTAACAACGAATTTGTAagtgaacttgatgaaaaggACATATGCATAGTCGAGTTCTGGCCCCCTAAGCTAAACCTTATGCAATTTTATGCCTTAGAGCCAATTTCTCTTGCTTTACCAGAGAAGGCCGATTCCACGTTGTTATCGCGTGCAACAGGTGGACAACCTAGCCCAACAGAAAAGTTTCAGATGCGGGAGTCTATTAACTCTATTAACTTATACTACAAGCACTTACAATCTCTGCGTGCTTTAATTGGCAGGGCAGGGCCATCTAACCGCGGTATCCCTGTGCGTCGAATCGCGCGCGCCTTGGCAGACCTTTGCGGACTGTTGCCGCTGCTTTCGGCTCTCCGGCAAGCTTTAACTTATATGATAATATTCATACACTCCTTTGCTAGGTTTCTATCTGCTGTGCTCAATTGGAACCCGCTCTGTTTGGTTAGCTTTTCCGCAACGGCGCAGCAGATAGATCTCCGATCTCAGCAATTTTGTTACTTTCCTGTTCAGTATCTACGAATCACAGAAAATGCTGTTTTCAATCGCATGCGGCCCAGGTCTGAGCTTAGCGTTTGCCATCccaaagagaagcaagaaaCACGTGGAAACGCCTCTGCCGGGGTTTTCCCATGCGAATACTACCCTGATTACATCAGATTTTATAACACAATTTGGTTGATTGTGAATGATGTATCTTTCGGCCTTACAGTTGGCACGCTGCTGGCAGAAAACAAGCTGCGCATTGCCAAATTTATAAACTTTCACTTGACAGACTACCTTTTTCATAAGGTTCATTACATCACAGCATACTTGGGTCAGAATCCATTGGGCATAAAGTTGAACGGCGAGCTCGCACATTTCCTCAGCgaactttttctttggattATTGATTTTTCATACTCAACTTACATCAGGCGAATTCTGGATGTGTCAAGCATTCAAACGGTAATCAGCATCGTCTCACGGACTTCCTGCTGTTTTGGTGTAACTTTCGCACTTTCGCTCACAGTGGATCTCATGTCCGTTTTGTCAATGCATATTTCCTTATTTTACTACATCAGTGCCAAAATGTACCACTGGCAGTTGCATGTCATGCGGTCCCTCCTATATCTTTTCTGGGGCAAGAAGCGGAACTTGCTGAGAAAGAGAGTTGATAGTAATATGTTCGAGCTAGATCAACTGGTGATGGGCACACTTTTTTTCACAATGATGGTTTTCTTACTTCCGACTCTTGCTGTGTTTTATATATCTTTCACGGCCCTTAGGATGACAATTTTGATGCCTGAACTGCTCCTTGAGTCTCTCATGGCGCTGCTGAACCATTTTCCTTTGTTTGTGCTTTTACTGAGGCTGAAAGACCCTAGCCGCATCCCAGGTGGAGTATCAATGGAAGCATTGGGATCGAAGAATCGTTTTGCCCTCCAAAATAATCCCTTAACTGTCTCTAGCATGTTCCGGCCCTACTCGCTACTAATGGGGATGATGGCAGAGAACTATTGTTCGGTAGCTACCCTGAAGCAGATTCTTGTTGGGCGGCCCATTACCATAAAACGATACAAGATGTACCAGGTGCTCTACTCGGCTCTTCCGAAGGTGCCAATTGCGACGTCCAAGTTGTGGGAGGCCCTGAAGGGGTCTCGGCCATCATAA